In the Ursus arctos isolate Adak ecotype North America unplaced genomic scaffold, UrsArc2.0 scaffold_5, whole genome shotgun sequence genome, one interval contains:
- the LOC113248061 gene encoding olfactory receptor 472-like — translation MEENQRRNMSTVTYVILLGFGELGEGGAALFSLLLTLYLVTLISNLLLIITVQKSSHLQTPMYFFLCHLSCVDVGSISSIFPQLLWEVLAGGVTISFTACVVQLYVIGSLLTVECFLLAVMSYDRYLAICWPLRYSVLMDSRVCVKLAVASWVGGFLFLGVMLALLASLTFCGPHIINHFFCDFFPLVKLSCTDTKMVEKAAFASSFLSLSPFFCILLSYGCILSSILRISSSTGRHRAFSTCSSHLTVVSVFYGTLIVVYMTPPSETTFSLNKIFSLLYTVLTPVLNPLVYSLRNKDVQIALMRVAKFHCSGNNQG, via the coding sequence atggaagaaaaccaaagaagaaatatgtCCACTGTTACTTATGTCATCCTGCTTGGTTTTGGGGAACTTGGAGAAGGTGGAGCTGcccttttctctttattactcACCCTTTATCTGGTCACACTGATTAGTAACCTGCTGCTGATCATCACTGTCCAGAAAAGTTCACATCTTCAGACTCCAATGTATTTTTTCCTGTGCCATTTATCCTGTGTGGATGTTGGATCCATAAGCAGCATTTTTCCCCAGTTGCTGTGGGAGGTTTTAGCTGGTGGTGTCACTATCTCCTTTACTGCCTGTGTGGTGCAACTATATGTCATTGGTTCTCTGCTCACTGTGGAGTGTTTCCTCCTGGCTGTCATGTCCTATGATCGCTATTTGGCCATCTGTTGGCCCCTAAGATACTCAGTACTTATGGACAGCAGAGTTTGTGTCAAGTTGGCAGTTGCTTCATGGGTTGGTGGTTTCCTCTTCCTGGGAGTCATGCTAGCCTTGCTTGCCTCTTTAACTTTCTGTGGTCCCCACATCATCAACCATTTCTTTTGTGACTTCTTCCCACTGGTGAAGCTGTCCTGCACAGACACTAAAATGGTGGAGAAGGCAGCATTTGCTTCATCATTCCTATCCCTGtctccattcttttgcatattgttATCATATGGTTGCATTCTGTCCTCCATTTTAAGGATTTCCTCCTCTACAGGGAGACACAGAGCCTTCTCGACCTGCTCATCCCACTTGACTGTGGTAAGCGTGTTTTATGGTACTCTAATTGTGGTGTACATGACACCACCATCAGAAACAACATTCAGTCTGAACAAGATTTTCTCACTTCTCTACACTGTCCTCACACCTGTTCTTAATCCTCTAGTTTATAGTCTGAGAAACAAGGATGTTCAAATTGCCCTGATGAGAGTAGCCAAATTTCATTGTTCAGGAAATAACCAAGGCTAA